GTGGGTCAACAATCGACGTATGAACGGCGAGTACGGGGTCGAAAAGGTAGGCAAGGCGGATACGGTGCGCCTCGGAGACAAGGCGGAACTGGGCACCATCCCCATCGAAACTCCATGGCCGACCTTGTTCTGCAAGCTCAAGCCGCGATTCATCATCGCGATACAGAAGTTCGTTAGCGACCTTGCCCGCCGCTGTTTTATATGTCAGTTCAAGTGCCTCCGTCCCATACCACTGGACGCTGACTACCGTCACCAGACAGGAAGGAAGGAGACCGCATACTACTGCATTGGGCTGAAGGTCTTCAAGTCGGATCATTCAGACGCCCGACCTGATGTCCGAACCGCCGACCCGACGTTCAGATCAACAAAGCGGATGAAAGTTTTGCTGGGGTAGTAATGCATGTTGCCGTAGTACTTCATTGAGACCCCCTAACCCGTGTGAAGGCTCAGATGTTAACCTACGTTGAAATAACTGGAGAGCTTCTCACTTATTTAATGAAGAATGGGTAGCGGCATTAACCGCCAATGATATCCCATCAACCTTTTACCCCTTCAGCCTTGGAAATTCAAGGGAAATCACCTAAAAAGGGCCCATTTTAAGCATTCCCCCTAAGCCGCCATCTTGATCGCCACATCGAGCGCTCTTCTGCTCACCTGGGAGCTGTCACCATACCAGAGGCTGCCCAGGGTATTGTCCTGATTCTTCCCCCGGAAGTAGTTGAGGTACTCGGTAACCGCGTTATAGGCACCCCAGTAAGTGTGGCCAGCCATGTCGCTGCCTCTGCCCTGATCGAAAAGATAGGCGATGTTCGGTATGAGTTCCTTGCCGCCCTTGTCGGGAAGGGAGAAAACGATTTCTATGTATCTTTCGAGGTTATTCCTGTCGATCTTTCTCTTTAAGAGTAGCCTGTATTGCTCGATGGCGGCGTAGAAATCTCTCTTGGCGAGATCCATGATCTTCCGAATGTATTCAAGGTTCTCAATAAGGCGTGGGGTATGTCTTGCCCGCAGCAGCTTACTGGCTTGCGATTCATGGGCAAGGCAGAGCGTGTTGTTACATACCACCCGGATAGGCGTGAATCCCACCCGTACCGCAAGAGAACCGTCGTGGGCGGTGGAAAGAAGGATGTAATGGGCTATGTCATCCGCATCACCGACCGTCATCTCTCCGGCCCTGATCTTTGCCAGAACCCAAACCATGCTCCCGCCTTTCAGACTTCCGGCGGTCTCCAGGGTCACATCTCCCGTATCAAGAAAGGGCTGAAAACATGCGAATACCTCCCTGTTCTGCAATGGGGTGTAGTCGGGGCCGACGACACCAAGCACGGTGTCATCCTTTTGCCGGCATACGGCGTATTGGTCGACTATGCCGATTCTTTCGCCGCGACGATCCTCCGTAAAGAGGTGCCTGAGTTCCACCTCCCAATCGAGCCCCGCCGCAACGATGGCTTCACGAATACTGACCCTCTTTCCTTCCGGTATTCTTCTTCCCAGACCGTGCCAGGGTTCTTTTCCTACATACATCATGCTTTCGACAAGGTGTGCCATGTTTCCCCCTTTCAAGTCTCATCTATATTCCAACTATTGCGAGCACCTTTCCTGTCTTGATGCAATCCACAGCCTTATCCCGGATACAGGTCAGGATCTTCACCAGATCATCGCGGATATCGCTCCAGCTCTGATTCACAAACAGCGTCCTATCGTCATCCAC
This window of the Syntrophorhabdaceae bacterium genome carries:
- a CDS encoding DUF932 domain-containing protein, whose protein sequence is MAHLVESMMYVGKEPWHGLGRRIPEGKRVSIREAIVAAGLDWEVELRHLFTEDRRGERIGIVDQYAVCRQKDDTVLGVVGPDYTPLQNREVFACFQPFLDTGDVTLETAGSLKGGSMVWVLAKIRAGEMTVGDADDIAHYILLSTAHDGSLAVRVGFTPIRVVCNNTLCLAHESQASKLLRARHTPRLIENLEYIRKIMDLAKRDFYAAIEQYRLLLKRKIDRNNLERYIEIVFSLPDKGGKELIPNIAYLFDQGRGSDMAGHTYWGAYNAVTEYLNYFRGKNQDNTLGSLWYGDSSQVSRRALDVAIKMAA